One window of the Daphnia magna isolate NIES unplaced genomic scaffold, ASM2063170v1.1 Dm_contigs170, whole genome shotgun sequence genome contains the following:
- the LOC123466325 gene encoding uncharacterized protein LOC123466325 isoform X1 encodes MGNKRRRESEATSSSESSTSSSSTDTSDASSTDSYVASRRKKGSKRDTSPDRIHKNPSNPKASGSGNAAAASVALSNLIRATLGGAGEEVPAQGRDGDAGGMEAPEGTVAAANGVAAANGVAAADGVAQERPIPAVGQALLQLASFIEAQHAPKSSKKKRLKPSIKQSRRMLKRLRRGASNKRVGQLKSKYRLDVEDSMDFKVPSIDFEMHLKLQKLLGPSTGKGVNEVEKTLYKVQQSMLPVFSVLAFLESKELEGDAGKAVRHLAELIGRSYFDVSDLRRRNILEIVGPAIIPLLEDREIFEVSEGKDLFGSSVMKRLSKSGRFVRELVDLDVGGQRKGKLPVRERVSLPSSHDQQSSYRGRQTNHSSGGAGNIRDDNGNQRHAPQFRQPDSRDTRNGVGDQGRQGLGSASRWNNNQQDWSDNRKKSLLRPQQTPQGSESRVAAVLLIRKAR; translated from the exons ATGGGGAATAAAAGGCGTAGGGAATCGGAAGCTACTAGTTCTAGTGAATCTTCAACTTCGTCGTCTTCGACAGACACTTCGGACGCCTCGTCCACCGACTCGTACGTCGCATCACGTAGGAAGAAGGGCAGTAAAAGGGACACGTCCCCCGATCGTATCCACAAAAATCCCAGCAATCCGAAGGCGAGTGGTTCAGGGAATGCTGCCGCAGCCTCAGTAGCACTGTCAAATCTTATTCGTGCAACTTTGGGTGGAGCCGGTGAAGAAGTCCCGGCCCAAGGAAGAGATGGTGATGCAGGCGGAATGGAAGCTCCGGAGGGTACCGTGGCAGCAGCAAACGGAGTAGCAGCAGCAAACGGAGTGGCAGCAGCAGACGGAGTGGCTCAGGAGAGACCGATTCCAGCGGTGGGGCAGGCCCTGTTACAGCTAGCCTCCTTCATAGAAGCTCAGCACGCCCCAAAGAGTAGTAAGAAGAAAAGACTCAAGCCTTCCATCAAGCAAAGCAGACGCATGCTGAAAAGACTGAGAAGAGGAGCGAGCAACAAGAGAGTTGGGCAGCTGAAATCCAAATACAGATTGGATGTGGAAGACAGCATGGACTTTAAAGTCCCGTCAATCGATTTCGAGATGCACTTGAAATTGCAAAAGTTGTTAGGGCCATCAACCGGAAAAGGAGTCAATGAAGTTGAGAAGACTCTTTACAAAGTGCAACAATCCATGCTCCCAGTTTTCTCAGTGCTTGCATTTTTGGAGTCCAAAGAGTTGGAAGGAGATGCGGGTAAAGCAGTCCGTCATTTGGCAGAGTTAATCGGAAGATCCTATTTTGACGTTTCTGACTTGCGCCGTCGGAACATCTTGGAAATAGTGGGCCCTGCGATCATTCCGCTTTTAGAAGACCGTGAAATTTTTGAAGTCAGTGAAGGAAAAGATCTGTTTGGGAGCTCCGTCATGAAGAGGCTATCGAAAAGTGGGCGTTTCGTCAGAGAGCTGGTCGACCTGGACGTAGGAGGGCAGAGAAAGGGCAAGCTGCCAGTCAGAGAGCGTGTCTCCTTACCCTCTTCCCACGATCAGCAGAGCAGTTACCGAGGCCGGCAGACCAACCACAGCAGTGGCGGAGCCGGTAACATCCGAGATGACAACGGTAATCAACGGCACGCGCCCCAGTTTCGGCAACCAGATTCTCGGGATACCAGAAACGGCGTAGGTGATCAGGGCCGCCAAGGGCTCGGATCGGCTAGCCGGTGGAATAACAACCAACAGGATTGGAGCGACAATAG AAAAAAGAGTCTCCTTCGCCCTCAACAGACCCCGCAAGGCTCAGAAAGCAGGGTCGCTGCAGTCCTTCTCATTAGAAAAGCTAGATGA
- the LOC123466325 gene encoding uncharacterized protein LOC123466325 isoform X3, producing MGNKRRRESEATSSSESSTSSSSTDTSDASSTDSYVASRRKKGSKRDTSPDRIHKNPSNPKASGSGNAAAASVALSNLIRATLGGAGEEVPAQGRDGDAGGMEAPEGTVAAANGVAAANGVAAADGVAQERPIPAVGQALLQLASFIEAQHAPKSSKKKRLKPSIKQSRRMLKRLRRGASNKRVGQLKSKYRLDVEDSMDFKVPSIDFEMHLKLQKLLGPSTGKGVNEVEKTLYKVQQSMLPVFSVLAFLESKELEGDAGKAVRHLAELIGRSYFDVSDLRRRNILEIVGPAIIPLLEDREIFEVSEGKDLFGSSVMKRLSKSGRFVRELVDLDVGGQRKGKLPVRERVSLPSSHDQQSSYRGRQTNHSSGGAGNIRDDNGNQRHAPQFRQPDSRDTRNGVGDQGRQGLGSASRWNNNQQDWSDNSAFRGRGRGYRGRGD from the coding sequence ATGGGGAATAAAAGGCGTAGGGAATCGGAAGCTACTAGTTCTAGTGAATCTTCAACTTCGTCGTCTTCGACAGACACTTCGGACGCCTCGTCCACCGACTCGTACGTCGCATCACGTAGGAAGAAGGGCAGTAAAAGGGACACGTCCCCCGATCGTATCCACAAAAATCCCAGCAATCCGAAGGCGAGTGGTTCAGGGAATGCTGCCGCAGCCTCAGTAGCACTGTCAAATCTTATTCGTGCAACTTTGGGTGGAGCCGGTGAAGAAGTCCCGGCCCAAGGAAGAGATGGTGATGCAGGCGGAATGGAAGCTCCGGAGGGTACCGTGGCAGCAGCAAACGGAGTAGCAGCAGCAAACGGAGTGGCAGCAGCAGACGGAGTGGCTCAGGAGAGACCGATTCCAGCGGTGGGGCAGGCCCTGTTACAGCTAGCCTCCTTCATAGAAGCTCAGCACGCCCCAAAGAGTAGTAAGAAGAAAAGACTCAAGCCTTCCATCAAGCAAAGCAGACGCATGCTGAAAAGACTGAGAAGAGGAGCGAGCAACAAGAGAGTTGGGCAGCTGAAATCCAAATACAGATTGGATGTGGAAGACAGCATGGACTTTAAAGTCCCGTCAATCGATTTCGAGATGCACTTGAAATTGCAAAAGTTGTTAGGGCCATCAACCGGAAAAGGAGTCAATGAAGTTGAGAAGACTCTTTACAAAGTGCAACAATCCATGCTCCCAGTTTTCTCAGTGCTTGCATTTTTGGAGTCCAAAGAGTTGGAAGGAGATGCGGGTAAAGCAGTCCGTCATTTGGCAGAGTTAATCGGAAGATCCTATTTTGACGTTTCTGACTTGCGCCGTCGGAACATCTTGGAAATAGTGGGCCCTGCGATCATTCCGCTTTTAGAAGACCGTGAAATTTTTGAAGTCAGTGAAGGAAAAGATCTGTTTGGGAGCTCCGTCATGAAGAGGCTATCGAAAAGTGGGCGTTTCGTCAGAGAGCTGGTCGACCTGGACGTAGGAGGGCAGAGAAAGGGCAAGCTGCCAGTCAGAGAGCGTGTCTCCTTACCCTCTTCCCACGATCAGCAGAGCAGTTACCGAGGCCGGCAGACCAACCACAGCAGTGGCGGAGCCGGTAACATCCGAGATGACAACGGTAATCAACGGCACGCGCCCCAGTTTCGGCAACCAGATTCTCGGGATACCAGAAACGGCGTAGGTGATCAGGGCCGCCAAGGGCTCGGATCGGCTAGCCGGTGGAATAACAACCAACAGGATTGGAGCGACAATAG
- the LOC123466325 gene encoding uncharacterized protein LOC123466325 isoform X2, with amino-acid sequence MGNKRRRESEATSSSESSTSSSSTDTSDASSTDSYVASRRKKGSKRDTSPDRIHKNPSNPKASGSGNAAAASVALSNLIRATLGGAGEEVPAQGRDGDAGGMEAPEGTVAAANGVAAANGVAAADGVAQERPIPAVGQALLQLASFIEAQHAPKSSKKKRLKPSIKQSRRMLKRLRRGASNKRVGQLKSKYRLDVEDSMDFKVPSIDFEMHLKLQKLLGPSTGKGVNEVEKTLYKVQQSMLPVFSVLAFLESKELEGDAGKAVRHLAELIGRSYFDVSDLRRRNILEIVGPAIIPLLEDREIFEVSEGKDLFGSSVMKRLSKSGRFVRELVDLDVGGQRKGKLPVRERVSLPSSHDQQSSYRGRQTNHSSGGAGNIRDDNGNQRHAPQFRQPDSRDTRNGVGDQGRQGLGSASRWNNNQQDWSDNRSSGNNSAFRGRGRGYRGRGD; translated from the coding sequence ATGGGGAATAAAAGGCGTAGGGAATCGGAAGCTACTAGTTCTAGTGAATCTTCAACTTCGTCGTCTTCGACAGACACTTCGGACGCCTCGTCCACCGACTCGTACGTCGCATCACGTAGGAAGAAGGGCAGTAAAAGGGACACGTCCCCCGATCGTATCCACAAAAATCCCAGCAATCCGAAGGCGAGTGGTTCAGGGAATGCTGCCGCAGCCTCAGTAGCACTGTCAAATCTTATTCGTGCAACTTTGGGTGGAGCCGGTGAAGAAGTCCCGGCCCAAGGAAGAGATGGTGATGCAGGCGGAATGGAAGCTCCGGAGGGTACCGTGGCAGCAGCAAACGGAGTAGCAGCAGCAAACGGAGTGGCAGCAGCAGACGGAGTGGCTCAGGAGAGACCGATTCCAGCGGTGGGGCAGGCCCTGTTACAGCTAGCCTCCTTCATAGAAGCTCAGCACGCCCCAAAGAGTAGTAAGAAGAAAAGACTCAAGCCTTCCATCAAGCAAAGCAGACGCATGCTGAAAAGACTGAGAAGAGGAGCGAGCAACAAGAGAGTTGGGCAGCTGAAATCCAAATACAGATTGGATGTGGAAGACAGCATGGACTTTAAAGTCCCGTCAATCGATTTCGAGATGCACTTGAAATTGCAAAAGTTGTTAGGGCCATCAACCGGAAAAGGAGTCAATGAAGTTGAGAAGACTCTTTACAAAGTGCAACAATCCATGCTCCCAGTTTTCTCAGTGCTTGCATTTTTGGAGTCCAAAGAGTTGGAAGGAGATGCGGGTAAAGCAGTCCGTCATTTGGCAGAGTTAATCGGAAGATCCTATTTTGACGTTTCTGACTTGCGCCGTCGGAACATCTTGGAAATAGTGGGCCCTGCGATCATTCCGCTTTTAGAAGACCGTGAAATTTTTGAAGTCAGTGAAGGAAAAGATCTGTTTGGGAGCTCCGTCATGAAGAGGCTATCGAAAAGTGGGCGTTTCGTCAGAGAGCTGGTCGACCTGGACGTAGGAGGGCAGAGAAAGGGCAAGCTGCCAGTCAGAGAGCGTGTCTCCTTACCCTCTTCCCACGATCAGCAGAGCAGTTACCGAGGCCGGCAGACCAACCACAGCAGTGGCGGAGCCGGTAACATCCGAGATGACAACGGTAATCAACGGCACGCGCCCCAGTTTCGGCAACCAGATTCTCGGGATACCAGAAACGGCGTAGGTGATCAGGGCCGCCAAGGGCTCGGATCGGCTAGCCGGTGGAATAACAACCAACAGGATTGGAGCGACAATAG